The following are encoded together in the Phragmitibacter flavus genome:
- the dxs gene encoding 1-deoxy-D-xylulose-5-phosphate synthase, which yields MAELPHIHSPADLKALPQEQLADLAEKIRQDLITTLAETGGHLGPNLGVVELSIALHRVFNTPKDKFIFDVAHQAYVHKMLTGRWDKIHTIRQYEGLNGFCLRTESEHDCYGAGHAGTAVSAALGMAVGRDLRGAEDENVVCIAGDAAFTCGPTFEALNNVAAQTKKFILVLNDNEWSIDRNVGAIAKYLNQINTHPTYAHLHQTAAGLLEKIGGKTIRRIAGKVEESAKGLLLTTNSQPSPTTSVIFEEFGFRYYGPIDGHDLPLLIKTFEFLKTQNQPVILHIITEKGRGYRPALDDPGKFHGLGKYNIETGETQATASPTYSQIYARSVTDFAKADEKIVAITAAMPGGTGLSVFKKEIPERYYDVGIAEEHAALFACGLAVQGLKPFLTIYSTFMQRAYDMIVHDMAIQNLPVRLAMDRGGLSGDDGPTHHGLFDIGYLRPVPNIVHMQPKDEDEFVDMLWTMANYEAGPIAIRYPRGNGPGVTPKDKPQLLEIGKAEVVEPAGEIALIGLGDMFVMAQETRDLLAAQGIQAALINPRWIKPLDTAVLEQFAAQCKVICTFEDHVLHNGFGCGVIEHLHSAGFTTPIVRIGWPDEFIEHGTIPILRAKHGLTAENAVVKILAALGR from the coding sequence ATGGCGGAACTTCCTCACATCCACTCACCAGCCGACCTCAAAGCTCTTCCCCAGGAACAGCTCGCTGACCTCGCAGAAAAAATCCGGCAGGATCTCATCACCACCCTGGCGGAAACCGGCGGCCACCTCGGCCCCAACCTCGGCGTTGTCGAACTCAGCATTGCCCTCCATCGCGTCTTCAACACCCCGAAAGACAAGTTCATCTTCGACGTCGCCCATCAGGCTTATGTCCACAAAATGCTCACCGGGCGCTGGGACAAAATCCACACCATCCGCCAATACGAAGGCCTTAATGGCTTCTGCCTGCGCACCGAATCCGAACACGACTGCTACGGCGCAGGCCACGCCGGCACCGCCGTCTCCGCCGCTCTCGGCATGGCCGTTGGGCGCGACCTCCGTGGCGCCGAAGACGAAAACGTCGTCTGCATCGCCGGCGACGCCGCCTTTACCTGCGGCCCCACCTTCGAAGCTCTCAACAACGTCGCCGCGCAGACCAAAAAGTTCATTTTGGTCCTCAACGACAACGAATGGTCCATCGACCGCAACGTCGGTGCCATTGCCAAATACCTCAACCAGATCAACACCCACCCCACCTACGCCCACCTCCACCAGACCGCCGCCGGCCTGCTGGAAAAAATCGGAGGCAAAACCATCCGCCGCATCGCTGGCAAGGTTGAAGAAAGCGCCAAGGGTCTGTTGCTCACCACCAACTCCCAGCCAAGCCCCACCACCTCCGTCATCTTCGAAGAATTTGGCTTCCGCTACTACGGCCCCATCGACGGACACGACCTGCCGTTGCTGATCAAAACTTTTGAGTTCCTCAAAACTCAAAACCAGCCTGTCATCCTCCACATCATCACCGAAAAAGGCCGCGGCTACCGCCCTGCGCTTGATGATCCAGGCAAGTTCCACGGACTCGGCAAATACAACATCGAAACCGGCGAGACCCAGGCCACCGCCTCCCCCACCTACTCGCAAATCTACGCCCGCAGCGTCACCGATTTCGCCAAGGCCGATGAAAAAATCGTCGCCATCACCGCTGCCATGCCAGGCGGCACCGGCCTCAGCGTCTTCAAGAAGGAAATCCCCGAACGTTATTACGACGTCGGCATCGCCGAAGAACACGCGGCCCTGTTTGCCTGCGGCCTCGCCGTCCAGGGACTCAAACCTTTCCTCACCATCTACTCGACCTTCATGCAACGCGCCTATGACATGATCGTTCATGACATGGCGATTCAAAACCTCCCTGTCCGTCTCGCCATGGACCGCGGCGGTCTCTCCGGCGACGACGGCCCAACGCACCACGGCCTGTTTGACATCGGTTACCTCCGTCCCGTCCCCAACATCGTCCACATGCAGCCCAAGGACGAAGACGAATTCGTCGACATGCTGTGGACCATGGCCAACTACGAAGCCGGCCCCATCGCCATCCGTTACCCACGTGGCAACGGACCCGGCGTCACTCCAAAAGACAAACCCCAGCTCCTCGAAATCGGAAAAGCCGAAGTCGTCGAACCCGCCGGGGAAATCGCGCTTATCGGACTCGGCGACATGTTTGTCATGGCCCAGGAAACCCGCGACCTTCTCGCCGCCCAAGGCATTCAGGCCGCGTTGATCAATCCGCGCTGGATCAAACCCCTCGACACCGCCGTCCTCGAACAATTTGCCGCCCAGTGCAAAGTCATCTGCACCTTTGAAGACCACGTGCTTCATAACGGCTTCGGATGCGGCGTCATCGAGCATCTGCACAGCGCCGGTTTCACCACTCCCATCGTGCGCATCGGCTGGCCCGACGAGTTCATCGAACACGGCACCATCCCCATCCTGCGCGCCAAACACGGCCTCACCGCCGAAAACGCCGTCGTCAAAATCCTCGCCGCCCTCGGCAGATAA
- a CDS encoding exodeoxyribonuclease VII small subunit, with protein sequence MSDQERPIEELGFEEAMESLDTLVSSLESGQLPLEEMVGAYERGMALLRVCRSRIDTARRRVEAINLNLEGKTQATLTEFAPMDTPETASPASPASPKRSSKSKEPGDKAGSGEIRLF encoded by the coding sequence ATGTCCGACCAAGAACGCCCTATCGAAGAACTCGGCTTTGAAGAAGCCATGGAGTCTCTGGACACCCTCGTGTCCTCGCTCGAAAGCGGCCAGCTCCCCTTGGAAGAAATGGTCGGCGCTTATGAACGCGGCATGGCCCTGCTCCGGGTCTGCCGTTCCCGCATCGACACGGCAAGACGCCGCGTCGAAGCCATCAACCTCAACCTCGAAGGCAAAACTCAAGCGACCCTCACCGAATTCGCGCCCATGGACACCCCGGAAACAGCCTCCCCCGCTTCCCCGGCCTCTCCCAAACGCAGTTCAAAAAGCAAAGAGCCCGGCGACAAAGCCGGCTCCGGTGAAATCCGCCTCTTCTAG